From the Verrucomicrobiia bacterium genome, one window contains:
- a CDS encoding endo-1,4-beta-xylanase — translation MKQYITFGLIACGLFTCQAFAQTNDSVNLTAAPVAALKDAYAGKFLIGCAGDLRGFSAAELENIKTHYNVITPENSMKPQPTHPSEDEYNFTTPDALVKWAGENGLKVWGHTLVWHAQTGRWFFEGGTNGQPVTRELALERLKKHIMTVAGRYKGRVIGWDVVNESIADRNAGETENLRNSSWYRVVGPDVLTFAFKWAHEADPGAQLYYNDYNIEQGAVSNTGKHASSLLLLKRLKAEGAPIHGVGIQGHWHLNTNLEDVDQAIENYASLGLRVAITELDVTAFGENSGAFPSGEQAATMSAAALQKQADVYARLFQIFKKHEKSIDRVTFWGISDRRSWRARQRPLLFDAQLQPKPAFEAVVNVGLGKATTPKSQ, via the coding sequence ATGAAGCAATACATCACCTTCGGCCTGATTGCGTGCGGGCTATTTACTTGTCAGGCCTTCGCCCAAACCAACGACAGCGTCAACTTGACGGCAGCGCCAGTGGCGGCGTTGAAGGACGCCTATGCGGGCAAGTTTCTCATCGGCTGTGCGGGAGACCTCAGGGGGTTCTCGGCTGCGGAACTCGAGAACATCAAGACGCATTACAACGTCATCACTCCGGAGAATTCCATGAAGCCCCAGCCGACGCATCCTTCCGAGGACGAATACAACTTCACCACGCCGGATGCATTGGTGAAGTGGGCGGGTGAGAACGGCCTGAAGGTCTGGGGACACACGCTTGTCTGGCACGCGCAAACGGGAAGATGGTTCTTCGAGGGAGGAACCAATGGACAGCCGGTCACGCGTGAACTGGCGCTGGAACGTTTGAAGAAACACATCATGACGGTCGCCGGTCGATACAAGGGCAGGGTCATTGGGTGGGACGTTGTGAACGAATCCATCGCTGACCGGAATGCGGGGGAAACCGAGAATCTTCGGAATTCAAGCTGGTATCGCGTGGTCGGGCCGGACGTTCTGACATTCGCCTTCAAGTGGGCGCATGAGGCCGATCCAGGCGCGCAACTGTATTACAACGATTACAACATCGAGCAGGGCGCAGTATCGAACACAGGCAAACACGCCAGTTCGTTGCTGCTGCTGAAACGCCTCAAGGCGGAAGGCGCTCCCATTCATGGAGTGGGAATCCAGGGTCACTGGCATCTCAACACAAACCTGGAAGACGTCGACCAAGCCATTGAGAACTATGCCTCCCTCGGGCTTCGGGTTGCCATCACGGAACTCGACGTCACCGCGTTTGGTGAGAACAGCGGCGCATTTCCTTCCGGGGAGCAGGCGGCAACGATGTCAGCCGCCGCGCTTCAAAAGCAGGCGGACGTCTACGCCCGGCTTTTCCAAATCTTCAAGAAACATGAGAAGTCGATCGACCGAGTTACCTTCTGGGGCATCAGTGACCGCCGATCATGGCGCGCCCGTCAGCGGCCGCTGCTGTTCGATGCGCAACTGCAACCCAAACCGGCGTTTGAAGCTGTTGTCAACGTTGGCCTGGGCAAAGCCACGACACCCAAGTCCCAATAA